Proteins found in one Actinokineospora alba genomic segment:
- the trpS gene encoding tryptophan--tRNA ligase, translating into MSTEQNAPVAPKPRVLSGIQPTADSFHLGNYLGAVRQWVALQETHDAFYFIADLHAITVEHDPKLLRKRTRVSVAQLLALGLDPDRATLFVQSQIPEHAELGWVMQCLAGFGEASRMTQFKDKSAKQSVDRVTVGLFAYPVLQAADILLYRPQYVPVGEDQRQHLELTRDLAHRFNTRYGKAFQPPEAYILKGTAKIYDLQEPSAKMSKSASSPGGIIELLDDPKVSAKKIRSAVTDTGREVVFDQENKPGVSNLLSIYSALTGREIDELQTAYEGKGYGDLKKDLGEIVADFVTPVRDQVKSYMDDPAELDKVLARGAERAREVAAGTLARVYDKLGFLAGRG; encoded by the coding sequence GTGTCGACCGAGCAGAACGCCCCCGTCGCCCCCAAGCCGCGAGTGCTGTCCGGCATCCAGCCCACAGCCGACTCATTCCACTTGGGGAACTACCTGGGCGCGGTCCGCCAGTGGGTGGCGCTGCAGGAGACGCACGACGCCTTCTATTTCATCGCCGACCTGCACGCCATCACCGTCGAACACGACCCGAAGCTGCTGCGCAAGCGCACCCGGGTGTCGGTGGCGCAGCTGCTCGCGCTGGGGCTCGACCCGGACCGCGCGACGCTGTTCGTGCAGAGCCAGATCCCGGAGCACGCCGAACTCGGCTGGGTGATGCAGTGTCTCGCGGGCTTCGGTGAGGCCAGCCGGATGACGCAGTTCAAGGACAAGTCGGCCAAGCAGAGCGTCGACCGGGTGACCGTGGGCCTCTTCGCGTACCCGGTCCTGCAGGCCGCCGACATCCTGCTCTACCGGCCGCAGTACGTCCCGGTCGGCGAGGACCAGCGCCAGCACCTGGAGCTGACCCGCGACCTCGCGCACCGGTTCAACACCCGCTACGGCAAGGCGTTCCAGCCGCCGGAGGCCTACATCCTCAAGGGCACGGCGAAGATCTACGACCTGCAGGAGCCCTCGGCGAAGATGAGCAAGTCGGCGTCGAGCCCCGGCGGCATCATCGAGCTGCTCGACGACCCGAAGGTGTCGGCCAAGAAGATCCGCTCGGCGGTCACCGACACGGGTCGCGAGGTCGTGTTCGACCAGGAGAACAAGCCCGGCGTCAGCAACCTGCTCAGCATCTACTCGGCGCTCACGGGTCGCGAGATCGACGAGCTGCAGACGGCGTACGAGGGCAAGGGCTACGGCGACCTGAAGAAGGACCTCGGCGAGATCGTCGCCGACTTCGTCACCCCGGTCCGCGACCAGGTCAAGTCCTATATGGACGATCCGGCGGAGCTGGACAAGGTCCTCGCGCGCGGCGCCGAACGGGCCCGCGAGGTCGCGGCGGGCACGCTGGCGCGGGTCTACGACAAGCTCGGCTTCCTCGCCGGACGCGGCTGA